Genomic window (Dyadobacter fanqingshengii):
TCATACTTTGTCTTGTCTAAAAATGTAATGAAGGAGTTGTCAATGACAATCATTGAGTGGGACAATATCATTGCGAAGATAACAGCCAAGGGTTTCGCTGATAAGGTGAACAGAATCAGCCCAATGATGACGGAAGATGCGAAGGAGCGGTATCTTTCATTCCTGGAAAAATTCCCTAATCTTGCAAACCGCATTCCGTTGTCTTATCTGGCTTCATATCTGGGAATTACACAATCCTCACTGAGCAGGATACGGAGAAGTATTCGTTGAATACCTCCACGCTCCGTGATGTTTCTATCAAAAAAACAGGGGCATTTATAATTTATGAGGTAGCCGATCAGGGTTACGGCTACAAAGGTTTTTTTGCTAATTTCCTGTAAGGTTGCCAGATTTTCAAGGCTGGCCTAAGTTATCTGATTCATTTGCGTGATGGCTGTTGATTTACGAGAATTTCATGATCAGGAGGCCGGCGGTGATTAACAAAGCGGCGACCACGCGCATCATATTAGCTGGTTCTCCAAGCAGAAAGGTGCCAATAAGGAACGCCCCGACAGCACCAATCCCAGTCCAAACGGTATAAGCAGTACTTAATGGCAGTGTGCGCATAGCCAAGGCAAGCAAGCCAAAGCTGGCGATCATCGTAATGATAGTAATTGATGTGGGAATTAGCCGGGTAAAACCGTCCGACTGCTTCATGAAGTAAGCCCAAACAACCTCCAAGAGGCCCGCAGAAACCAAATAAATCCAAGACATGACATTGACCTATAAAGGCAGGGCCGTCCCGATTCGGTTCCCACTATGGGGGAGGTCGTCCTCCTGCTCTGCAATCTGTGACAAAGGCCAGAGCTAACGCAACAAAAATAATGGTTTGTGACGAGGCTTGCAAATCTTTTGGTCGCTGTCCATCACTGGCGCAAGTAGTGGCATAGGTGAAGCCACGGCGGAACTGCTTGCAGCAAAGGGAGCGAAAGTCGTTCTCGGTGCTCGCAGGGCAGATCTTTTAGCAACTCTAACAGAACGCATCCGGCAAGCAGGCGGCCATGCGGTTTACTTGCAAATGGATGTTACCAAGCGGACAGAAGTCGCGTCCCTGGTACAATTGGCTTTGGATGAATTTGGCCGTTTAGATGTAATCATTAGTAATGCAGGCATCAGCCAGCTGCAATTATTGGAGGATGTAGATGTGGAAGGTTTGGGAGCAAATGATTGACCTGCTTACAACGGCTGATGTGGCTTATGCATTAGGCTTTGAGCATCCGCAGTCTTTCAACAAATTATTCAAACAAAAAACCGGCATGTCACCCGCTGCTTTTCGTAAGTTGCTGAATCCGAATTAGCGATTTAACATATGATGTCTGA
Coding sequences:
- a CDS encoding DMT family transporter, whose protein sequence is MSWIYLVSAGLLEVVWAYFMKQSDGFTRLIPTSITIITMIASFGLLALAMRTLPLSTAYTVWTGIGAVGAFLIGTFLLGEPANMMRVVAALLITAGLLIMKFS
- a CDS encoding SDR family oxidoreductase gives rise to the protein MQIFWSLSITGASSGIGEATAELLAAKGAKVVLGARRADLLATLTERIRQAGGHAVYLQMDVTKRTEVASLVQLALDEFGRLDVIISNAGISQLQLLEDVDVEGLGAND
- a CDS encoding helix-turn-helix domain-containing protein, whose translation is MIDLLTTADVAYALGFEHPQSFNKLFKQKTGMSPAAFRKLLNPN